The Streptomyces venezuelae genomic interval TGCGGGACACCGTATCCGCAGCCGATGCGCACACCCGTACGTATTTCATGTGTACGCCTGTACGCATCGATGGGTACGATCGTACGCATGGGATACGGACTCCTGGCGGGCGCCATCGTGGCGGAGATTCTCGCCACCACCTCGATGAAGTACAGCGACGGCTTCTCCAAGCTGTGGCCCTCGCTCGTCACAGGCGCCGGCTACCTGATCGCCTTCGCTCTCCTCGCGCAGGCCCTCAGGACGCTCCAGGTCGGCACCGCGTACGCCATCTGGTCCGGCGTCGGCACCGCCGCCGTCGCCGCGATCGGCATCCTCTTCCTCGGCGAGACCCTCAGCCTCGCCAAGATCGCCGGGATCGTGCTGATCGTCGCCGGGGTGGCCGTCCTCAACCTCGGGGGCGCGCACTGATGGCCCGCGCCCGCCGCCACGACCCCGGGCGGCGCGAGCGGATCGTCGCCGCGGCCCTCCGGGTCGTCGGCCGGTCCGGACTCGCCGGACTGAGCCACCGCACCGTGGCCGCCGAGGCGGACGTGCCGCTCGGCTCCACCACGTACCACTTCGCCTCCCTCGACGAACTCCTCGTCGCCGCCCTCCGCGAGGCCAACGAGGGCTTCGGGCGACAGCTCCGCGAGAGCCCCGCCCTCGCCGACCCGGCCACCGGCCTCGCCACCGCGCTCGCCCGGCTCCTGGCGGAGTGGCTGGGCGGCGAACGCACCGGCGTGGAGCTGGAGTACGAGCTCTACCTCGCCGCCCTGCGCCGCCCCGTCCTGCGCCCGGTCGCCG includes:
- a CDS encoding DMT family transporter, whose product is MGTIVRMGYGLLAGAIVAEILATTSMKYSDGFSKLWPSLVTGAGYLIAFALLAQALRTLQVGTAYAIWSGVGTAAVAAIGILFLGETLSLAKIAGIVLIVAGVAVLNLGGAH
- a CDS encoding TetR/AcrR family transcriptional regulator gives rise to the protein MARARRHDPGRRERIVAAALRVVGRSGLAGLSHRTVAAEADVPLGSTTYHFASLDELLVAALREANEGFGRQLRESPALADPATGLATALARLLAEWLGGERTGVELEYELYLAALRRPVLRPVAAEWTESVVAALSARTDPATARALVALMDGICLQVLLTGGTYDEEYAREMLARVLEPGR